A genomic window from Streptomyces sp. NBC_00234 includes:
- a CDS encoding type Z 30S ribosomal protein S14: protein MAKKALIAKAARKPKFGVRGYTRCQRCGRPHSVYRKFGLCRVCLREMAHRGELPGVTKSSW from the coding sequence GTGGCGAAGAAGGCTCTGATCGCTAAGGCCGCCCGCAAGCCGAAGTTCGGCGTCCGCGGGTACACCCGCTGCCAGCGCTGCGGCCGGCCCCACTCCGTGTACCGCAAGTTCGGCCTGTGCCGCGTGTGCCTTCGTGAGATGGCTCACCGTGGCGAGCTGCCGGGCGTGACCAAGAGCTCCTGGTAA
- the rpsH gene encoding 30S ribosomal protein S8: MTMTDPIADMLTRLRNANSAYHDDVAMPHSKIKSHIAEILQQEGFITGWKVEDAEVGKNLVLELKFGPNRERSIAGIKRISKPGLRVYAKSTNLPKVLGGLGVAIISTSHGLLTGQQASKKGVGGEVLAYVW; this comes from the coding sequence ATGACCATGACTGATCCCATCGCAGACATGCTCACGCGTCTGCGCAACGCGAACTCGGCGTATCACGACGACGTCGCGATGCCGCACAGCAAGATCAAGTCGCACATCGCGGAGATCCTCCAGCAGGAGGGCTTCATCACCGGCTGGAAGGTCGAGGACGCCGAGGTTGGAAAGAACCTTGTCCTCGAGCTGAAGTTCGGACCGAACCGCGAGCGCTCGATCGCCGGCATCAAGCGAATCTCGAAGCCGGGTCTGCGTGTATACGCAAAGTCCACCAATCTGCCGAAGGTTCTCGGCGGCCTGGGCGTGGCGATCATCTCCACGTCCCACGGTCTCCTGACCGGCCAGCAGGCCAGCAAGAAGGGCGTAGGTGGGGAAGTCCTCGCCTACGTCTGGTAG
- the rplF gene encoding 50S ribosomal protein L6 has translation MSRIGKLPIQVPAGVDVTIDGRTVAVKGPKGTLSHTVAAPIEVTKGEDGVLNVVRPNDERQNKALHGLSRTLVANMITGVTAGYSKALEISGVGYRVQAKGSNLEFALGYSHPILIEAPEGITFKVESPTKFSVEGIDKQKVGEVSAKIRKLRKPDPYKAKGVKYAGEVIRRKVGKAGK, from the coding sequence ATGTCGCGAATCGGCAAGCTCCCCATCCAGGTTCCCGCCGGTGTGGACGTCACCATCGATGGCCGCACGGTCGCAGTGAAGGGCCCCAAGGGCACCCTCTCGCACACCGTTGCAGCGCCGATCGAGGTCACCAAGGGTGAGGACGGCGTGCTCAACGTCGTTCGCCCTAACGACGAGCGTCAGAACAAGGCCCTTCACGGCCTGTCCCGCACGCTGGTGGCGAACATGATCACCGGCGTGACCGCGGGATACAGCAAGGCGCTCGAGATCAGCGGTGTCGGTTACCGAGTCCAGGCGAAGGGCTCCAACCTGGAGTTCGCCCTGGGTTACAGCCACCCGATCCTCATCGAGGCTCCGGAAGGCATCACCTTCAAGGTCGAGTCGCCCACGAAGTTCAGTGTCGAGGGCATCGACAAGCAGAAGGTCGGCGAGGTCTCCGCGAAGATCCGCAAGCTGCGGAAGCCCGACCCGTACAAGGCCAAGGGCGTCAAGTACGCCGGCGAGGTTATCCGCCGCAAGGTCGGAAAGGCGGGTAAGTAA
- the rplR gene encoding 50S ribosomal protein L18, giving the protein MAYGVKIAKGDAYKRAALKRRHIRVRKHISGSPERPRLVVTRSNRHMVAQVIDDVAGHTLASASTLDASIRGGEGDKSTLAKQVGALVAERAKAAGVEAVVFDRGGNQYAGRIAALADAAREAGLKF; this is encoded by the coding sequence ATGGCATACGGTGTAAAGATCGCCAAGGGTGACGCCTACAAGCGTGCCGCCCTCAAGCGCCGCCACATCCGCGTCCGCAAGCACATCTCCGGTTCGCCGGAGCGGCCGCGCCTGGTTGTGACGCGTTCCAACCGCCACATGGTGGCTCAGGTCATCGACGACGTCGCGGGCCACACGCTCGCCTCGGCATCGACCCTGGACGCTTCCATCCGTGGTGGCGAGGGTGACAAGAGCACCCTGGCCAAGCAGGTCGGGGCCCTGGTCGCCGAGCGCGCCAAGGCCGCAGGCGTCGAGGCCGTCGTGTTTGACCGCGGTGGTAACCAGTACGCCGGGCGGATTGCCGCTCTGGCTGACGCCGCCCGTGAAGCCGGGCTGAAGTTCTAA
- the rpsE gene encoding 30S ribosomal protein S5: protein MAGPQRRGSGAGGGERRDRKGRDGGASAAEKTAYVERVVAINRVAKVVKGGRRFSFTALVVVGDGDGTVGVGYGKAKEVPAAIAKGVEEAKKSFFKVPRIQGTIPHPIQGEKAAGVVLLKPASPGTGVIAGGPVRAVLECAGVHDILSKSLGSSNPINIVHATVAALQGLQRPEEIAARRGLPLEDVAPAALLRARAGAGA from the coding sequence ATGGCTGGACCCCAGCGCCGCGGAAGCGGTGCCGGTGGCGGCGAGCGGCGGGACCGGAAGGGCCGTGACGGTGGCGCAAGCGCCGCCGAGAAGACCGCGTACGTCGAGCGCGTCGTCGCGATCAACCGCGTCGCCAAGGTTGTGAAGGGTGGTCGTCGCTTCAGCTTCACCGCGCTGGTCGTGGTGGGCGATGGTGACGGCACCGTCGGTGTCGGATACGGCAAGGCCAAGGAAGTTCCCGCGGCCATCGCCAAGGGCGTTGAAGAGGCCAAGAAGAGCTTCTTCAAGGTTCCGCGTATCCAGGGCACCATCCCTCACCCGATCCAGGGCGAGAAGGCTGCAGGCGTCGTTCTGCTCAAGCCTGCTTCCCCCGGTACCGGTGTGATCGCGGGTGGCCCGGTGCGCGCCGTTCTGGAGTGCGCCGGCGTTCACGACATCCTGTCGAAGTCGCTCGGTTCTTCGAACCCGATCAACATCGTGCATGCGACCGTGGCGGCCCTTCAGGGCCTGCAGCGTCCCGAGGAGATCGCGGCTCGCCGTGGTCTGCCCCTCGAGGACGTCGCCCCCGCGGCTCTGCTTCGTGCACGTGCGGGAGCGGGTGCGTAA
- the rpmD gene encoding 50S ribosomal protein L30, which produces MARLKITQTKSYIGSKQNHRDTLRSLGLKRLNDSVVKEDRPEFRGMVHTVRHLVTVEEVD; this is translated from the coding sequence ATGGCTCGCCTCAAGATCACGCAGACGAAGTCGTACATCGGCAGCAAGCAGAACCACCGCGACACACTGCGTTCGCTCGGGCTCAAGCGCCTGAACGACTCGGTTGTCAAGGAGGACCGCCCCGAGTTCCGCGGAATGGTTCACACCGTCCGCCACCTCGTGACGGTTGAGGAGGTTGACTGA
- the rplO gene encoding 50S ribosomal protein L15, with translation MAENSPLKAHNLRPAPGAKTAKTRVGRGEASKGKTAGRGTKGTKARYQVPERFEGGQMPLHMRLPKLKGFKNPFRTEYQVVNLDKLATLYPEGGEVTVADLVAKGAVRNNHLVKVLGQGEISVALQVSVDAVSGSAKEKIAAAGGTVTELV, from the coding sequence ATGGCGGAGAACAGCCCGCTGAAGGCCCACAACCTCCGGCCTGCCCCGGGCGCCAAGACCGCCAAGACCCGTGTGGGTCGTGGTGAGGCGTCCAAGGGTAAGACCGCAGGCCGTGGTACCAAGGGTACGAAGGCTCGTTACCAGGTTCCGGAGCGCTTCGAGGGTGGCCAGATGCCCCTCCACATGCGTCTCCCGAAGCTCAAGGGCTTCAAGAACCCGTTCCGCACGGAGTACCAGGTCGTGAACCTGGACAAGCTCGCGACGCTCTACCCCGAGGGTGGAGAGGTCACGGTGGCCGACCTGGTCGCCAAGGGCGCTGTGCGCAACAACCACCTCGTCAAGGTCCTCGGACAGGGCGAGATCTCCGTGGCACTGCAGGTTTCGGTTGACGCCGTTTCCGGCTCCGCCAAGGAGAAGATTGCCGCTGCCGGCGGCACTGTCACCGAGCTCGTCTGA
- the secY gene encoding preprotein translocase subunit SecY: protein MLTAFARAFKTPDLRKKLFFTLGIIVLYRLGAHIPVPGVSYENVQTCVDQASKGNNSLFGLVNMFSGGALLQITIFALGIMPYITASIILQLLTVVIPRLEALKKEGQSGQGKITQYTRYLTVALAILQGTGLVATARSGALFSGCPVADQIVPNQSIFTTVVMVLTMTAGTAAVMWLGELITDRGIGNGMSILMFISIAASFPGALWAIKTSGKLADGWIEFATVILIGFVMVGLVVFVEQAQRRIPVQYAKRMIGRRSYGGTSTYIPLKVNQAGVIPVIFASSLLYIPALIVQFSNSTAGWATWIKDHFVKGDHPYYIATYFLLIVFFAFFYVAISFNPEEVADNMKKYGGFIPGIRAGRPTAEYLSYVLNRITWPGSLYLGLIALVPTMALAGFGGANQNFPFGGTSILIIVGVGLETVKQIESQLQQRNYEGFLR from the coding sequence GTGCTCACCGCGTTCGCCCGGGCGTTCAAGACGCCCGACCTGCGCAAGAAGCTGTTCTTCACGCTCGGCATCATCGTGCTCTACCGTCTCGGGGCGCACATTCCCGTACCGGGAGTGAGCTACGAGAACGTCCAGACCTGTGTTGATCAGGCAAGCAAGGGCAACAACAGCCTCTTCGGCCTGGTGAACATGTTCAGCGGTGGTGCACTGCTGCAGATCACGATCTTCGCGCTCGGCATCATGCCGTACATCACGGCCAGCATCATTCTTCAGCTGCTGACCGTCGTCATCCCCAGGCTCGAAGCCCTCAAGAAGGAGGGGCAGTCGGGCCAGGGCAAGATCACGCAGTACACGCGTTATCTGACCGTGGCGCTCGCCATCCTCCAGGGCACCGGCCTGGTGGCAACCGCCCGCAGCGGGGCTCTGTTCAGCGGCTGTCCGGTCGCCGACCAGATCGTTCCCAACCAATCGATCTTCACGACGGTCGTCATGGTCCTCACCATGACCGCCGGAACTGCCGCTGTCATGTGGCTCGGTGAGCTCATCACCGACCGCGGCATCGGCAACGGCATGTCGATCCTGATGTTCATCTCGATCGCCGCCAGCTTCCCCGGCGCCCTGTGGGCCATCAAGACGAGCGGCAAGCTCGCGGACGGCTGGATCGAGTTCGCCACCGTCATCCTGATCGGCTTCGTGATGGTCGGGCTCGTCGTCTTCGTCGAGCAGGCCCAGCGCCGCATTCCGGTGCAGTACGCGAAGCGAATGATCGGACGCCGGTCCTACGGCGGTACGTCCACGTACATCCCGCTGAAGGTGAACCAGGCGGGTGTGATTCCCGTCATCTTCGCCTCTTCGCTGCTCTACATCCCGGCGTTGATCGTCCAGTTCTCCAACTCCACTGCGGGCTGGGCGACATGGATCAAGGATCACTTCGTCAAGGGTGACCACCCGTACTACATCGCGACGTACTTCCTGTTGATCGTTTTCTTCGCCTTCTTCTATGTGGCGATCTCGTTCAACCCCGAGGAAGTCGCCGACAACATGAAGAAGTATGGTGGCTTCATCCCGGGTATCCGGGCTGGTCGCCCGACCGCCGAGTATCTGAGTTACGTGCTCAACAGGATCACTTGGCCGGGCTCGCTGTATCTGGGTCTGATCGCACTCGTGCCGACGATGGCGTTGGCAGGCTTCGGCGGTGCCAACCAGAACTTCCCGTTCGGCGGGACAAGCATCCTCATCATCGTGGGTGTGGGTCTGGAAACCGTGAAGCAGATCGAGAGTCAGCTCCAGCAGCGCAATTACGAAGGGTTCCTCCGCTGA
- a CDS encoding adenylate kinase: MRIVLVGPPGAGKGTQAAYLAQNLSIPQISTGDLFRANISQGTDLGKQARAYMDAGQLVPDEVTIGMAKDRMSQPDAVNGFLLDGFPRNVGQAEALDGMLKDEGTKLDAVLDLEVPEDEVVKRIAGRRICRNEGSHVFHVTYNPPKTEGVCDTCGGELYQRDDDSEETVRTRLEVYHTQTEPIIDYYRAQGLVVTISALGKVTDVTARAMEALKKSDEG, from the coding sequence ATGCGAATCGTCCTCGTCGGGCCGCCCGGTGCCGGCAAGGGAACGCAGGCTGCGTACCTTGCCCAGAACCTGTCGATTCCGCAGATCTCCACGGGCGACCTCTTCCGCGCCAACATCAGCCAGGGCACCGACCTTGGCAAGCAGGCCCGCGCCTACATGGACGCAGGCCAGCTGGTGCCGGACGAGGTCACCATCGGGATGGCCAAGGACCGTATGTCCCAGCCGGACGCCGTCAACGGCTTCCTGCTCGACGGCTTCCCCCGCAATGTGGGGCAGGCCGAGGCTCTCGACGGGATGCTCAAGGACGAGGGCACCAAGCTGGACGCGGTCCTGGACCTCGAGGTCCCCGAGGACGAGGTGGTCAAGCGCATCGCCGGCCGCCGCATCTGCCGGAACGAGGGCTCGCACGTCTTCCACGTGACGTACAACCCGCCGAAGACCGAGGGTGTCTGCGACACCTGCGGCGGCGAGCTGTACCAGCGGGACGACGACAGCGAGGAGACGGTCCGTACCCGGCTCGAGGTCTACCACACGCAGACCGAGCCGATCATCGACTACTACAGGGCCCAGGGCCTGGTGGTCACCATCTCCGCGCTCGGCAAGGTCACGGACGTGACCGCGCGGGCCATGGAGGCGCTCAAGAAGTCCGACGAGGGCTGA
- the map gene encoding type I methionyl aminopeptidase has product MVQIKTPEQIAKMREAGLVVAAIHAATREAAVPGATTKDLDEVARKVIADHGAKSNFLGYGGFPATICTSVNEVVVHGIPDDKTVLKDGDIISIDAGAIIDGWHGDAAYTAFVGTGHAPELVELSRVTEESMWAGIAAMKVNNRLVDISKAIESYIRRQPRPATGKYGIIEDYGGHGIGTEMHMDPHLLNYVSRKRGKGVKLVPGICLAIEPMVSLGTAQTKVLDDEWTVLTTDGTWSSHWEHSIALTEQGPLVLTAPDCGRAKLAQYGIEAAPDPLG; this is encoded by the coding sequence ATGGTGCAGATCAAGACCCCCGAGCAGATCGCGAAGATGCGCGAGGCCGGCCTGGTGGTCGCTGCCATTCACGCCGCCACCCGCGAGGCGGCCGTGCCCGGCGCCACCACGAAGGACCTGGACGAGGTCGCCCGCAAGGTGATCGCCGACCACGGTGCGAAGTCGAACTTCCTCGGGTACGGCGGATTCCCCGCGACCATCTGCACCTCGGTCAACGAGGTCGTCGTGCACGGCATCCCGGACGACAAGACGGTCCTCAAGGACGGCGACATCATCTCGATCGACGCCGGAGCGATCATCGACGGCTGGCACGGCGACGCCGCGTACACCGCCTTCGTCGGTACCGGTCACGCCCCGGAGCTCGTCGAGCTGTCCCGGGTGACCGAGGAGTCGATGTGGGCCGGGATCGCCGCGATGAAGGTGAACAACCGCCTCGTCGACATCTCGAAGGCGATCGAGTCCTACATCCGCCGCCAGCCCCGCCCGGCCACCGGCAAGTACGGGATCATCGAGGACTACGGCGGCCACGGCATCGGCACCGAGATGCACATGGACCCGCACCTGCTGAACTACGTCTCCCGCAAGCGCGGCAAGGGCGTCAAGCTGGTCCCGGGCATCTGCCTGGCCATCGAGCCGATGGTGTCCCTCGGTACGGCGCAGACGAAGGTCCTCGACGACGAGTGGACGGTCCTGACGACCGACGGCACCTGGTCCTCGCACTGGGAGCACTCGATCGCTCTGACGGAGCAGGGCCCGCTGGTCCTGACCGCCCCCGACTGCGGTCGCGCCAAGCTGGCCCAGTACGGGATCGAGGCGGCGCCCGACCCCCTGGGCTGA
- the infA gene encoding translation initiation factor IF-1 yields the protein MAKKQGAIEIEGTVIESLPNAMFKVELQNGHKVLAHISGKMRMHYIRILPDDRVVVELSPYDLTRGRIVYRYK from the coding sequence GTGGCCAAGAAGCAAGGTGCCATCGAAATTGAGGGCACCGTGATCGAGTCCCTCCCGAACGCCATGTTCAAGGTGGAACTCCAGAACGGTCACAAGGTCCTCGCGCACATCAGCGGCAAGATGCGGATGCACTACATCCGTATCCTCCCGGATGACCGGGTCGTGGTGGAGCTCTCTCCGTACGACCTGACGCGTGGCCGGATCGTCTACCGATACAAGTAG
- the rpmJ gene encoding 50S ribosomal protein L36, producing MKVKPSVKKICDKCKVIRRHGRVMVICDNLRHKQRQG from the coding sequence ATGAAGGTCAAGCCGAGCGTCAAGAAGATCTGCGACAAGTGCAAGGTGATCCGCCGTCACGGCCGGGTCATGGTCATCTGCGACAACCTGCGCCACAAGCAGCGCCAGGGCTGA
- the rpsM gene encoding 30S ribosomal protein S13 translates to MARVSGVDIPREKRVEVALTYVFGIGRTRSKEILATTGVNPNTRVRDLAEEDLVKIREYVDANLRTEGDLRREIQADIRRKVEIGCYQGIRHRRGLPVHGQRTSTNARTRKGPRRAIAGKKKPGKK, encoded by the coding sequence ATGGCACGCGTTTCAGGTGTTGACATCCCGCGCGAAAAGCGCGTGGAGGTTGCCCTCACCTACGTCTTCGGTATCGGGCGCACCCGGTCCAAGGAGATCCTCGCCACCACCGGCGTGAACCCGAACACCCGCGTTCGTGACCTGGCCGAAGAGGACCTGGTCAAGATCCGCGAGTACGTGGACGCCAACCTCCGCACCGAGGGTGACCTCCGTCGCGAGATCCAGGCCGACATCCGCCGCAAGGTCGAGATCGGTTGCTACCAGGGCATCCGTCACCGCCGCGGTCTGCCGGTGCACGGCCAGCGCACCAGCACCAACGCGCGTACCCGCAAGGGCCCGCGTCGCGCGATCGCCGGTAAGAAGAAGCCGGGCAAGAAGTAG
- the rpsK gene encoding 30S ribosomal protein S11, with protein sequence MPPKGRQGAAKKVRRKEKKNVAHGHAHIKSTFNNTIVSITDPSGNVISWASAGHVGFKGSRKSTPFAAQMAAESAARRAQEHGMRKVDVFVKGPGSGRETAIRSLQATGLEVGSIQDVTPTPHNGCRPPKRRRV encoded by the coding sequence ATGCCCCCCAAGGGTCGTCAGGGCGCAGCCAAGAAGGTGCGTCGCAAGGAAAAGAAGAACGTCGCTCACGGCCACGCGCACATCAAGAGCACGTTCAACAACACCATCGTCTCGATCACGGACCCCTCGGGCAACGTGATCTCCTGGGCCTCCGCCGGCCACGTCGGCTTCAAGGGCTCGCGCAAGTCCACCCCCTTCGCCGCGCAGATGGCCGCCGAGTCGGCCGCCCGCCGCGCGCAGGAGCACGGCATGCGCAAGGTTGACGTCTTCGTCAAGGGTCCGGGCTCCGGCCGCGAGACCGCGATCCGCTCCCTCCAGGCCACGGGCCTCGAGGTCGGTTCGATCCAGGACGTCACCCCGACGCCGCACAACGGCTGCCGCCCGCCGAAGCGTCGTCGCGTCTGA
- a CDS encoding DNA-directed RNA polymerase subunit alpha, protein MLIAQRPSLTEEVVDEFRSRFVIEPLEPGFGYTLGNSLRRTLLSSIPGAAVTSIRIDGVLHEFTTVPGVKEDVTDLILNIKQLVVSSEHDEPVVMYLRKQGPGLVTAADIAPPAGVEVHNPDLVLATLNGKGKLEMELTVERGRGYVSAVQNKQAGQEIGRIPVDSIYSPVLKVTYKVEATRVEQRTDFDKLIVDVETKQAMRPRDAMASAGKTLVELFGLARELNIDAEGIDMGPSPTDAALAADLALPIEELELTVRSYNCLKREGIHSVGELVARSEADLLDIRNFGAKSIDEVKAKLAGMGLALKDSPPGFDPTAAADAFGADDDADAGFVETEQY, encoded by the coding sequence ATGCTGATCGCTCAGCGTCCCTCGCTGACCGAAGAGGTCGTCGACGAGTTCCGCTCCCGGTTCGTGATCGAGCCGCTGGAGCCGGGCTTCGGTTACACCCTCGGCAACTCCCTGCGCCGGACTCTTCTCTCCTCGATCCCGGGTGCGGCTGTCACGTCCATCCGCATCGACGGTGTCCTGCACGAGTTCACCACCGTGCCGGGCGTCAAGGAAGACGTCACCGACCTCATCCTCAACATCAAGCAGCTGGTCGTCTCCTCGGAGCACGACGAGCCGGTCGTGATGTACCTGCGCAAGCAGGGTCCCGGCCTGGTCACCGCTGCTGACATCGCCCCGCCGGCCGGTGTCGAGGTCCACAACCCGGACCTCGTCCTGGCCACGCTGAACGGCAAGGGCAAGCTGGAGATGGAGCTGACCGTCGAGCGCGGTCGCGGTTACGTCTCCGCCGTCCAGAACAAGCAGGCGGGCCAGGAGATCGGCCGGATTCCGGTCGACTCCATCTACTCCCCGGTGCTCAAGGTCACGTACAAGGTCGAGGCGACCCGTGTCGAGCAGCGCACCGACTTCGACAAGCTGATCGTCGACGTCGAGACCAAGCAGGCCATGCGTCCCCGTGACGCCATGGCGTCGGCCGGTAAGACCCTGGTCGAGCTGTTCGGTCTGGCGCGCGAGCTCAACATCGACGCCGAGGGCATCGACATGGGCCCGTCGCCGACGGACGCCGCGCTCGCCGCCGATCTGGCGCTGCCGATCGAGGAGCTCGAGCTCACGGTCCGTTCGTACAACTGCCTCAAGCGCGAGGGCATCCACTCCGTGGGTGAGCTCGTGGCTCGTTCCGAGGCCGACCTGCTCGACATCCGCAACTTCGGTGCGAAGTCGATCGACGAGGTCAAGGCGAAGCTGGCCGGTATGGGCCTCGCGCTCAAGGACTCGCCTCCCGGCTTCGACCCGACCGCCGCCGCGGACGCCTTCGGTGCGGACGACGACGCGGACGCCGGTTTCGTGGAGACCGAGCAGTACTGA
- the rplQ gene encoding 50S ribosomal protein L17, whose product MPKPAKGARLGGSAAHEKLLLINLAKSLFEHGRITTTEAKARRLRPVAERFITKAKKGDIHNRRLVLQSITDKGIVHTLFTEIAPRYENRPGGYTRITKIGNRRGDNAPMAVIELVEALTVAQQATGEAEAATKRAVKEDSLKKDEAPAESVEDATPAEADAESKDA is encoded by the coding sequence ATGCCGAAGCCCGCGAAGGGCGCCCGTCTGGGCGGCAGCGCTGCGCACGAGAAGCTTCTTCTCATCAACCTTGCGAAGTCGCTGTTCGAGCACGGCCGCATCACCACGACCGAGGCCAAGGCCCGCCGCCTGCGTCCGGTCGCCGAGCGTTTCATCACCAAGGCGAAGAAGGGCGACATCCACAACCGTCGCCTGGTGCTGCAGTCGATCACGGACAAGGGCATCGTGCACACGCTCTTCACCGAGATCGCCCCGCGGTACGAGAACCGCCCCGGTGGTTACACCCGTATCACCAAGATCGGCAACCGTCGTGGCGACAACGCCCCGATGGCGGTCATCGAGCTGGTCGAGGCGCTGACCGTGGCGCAGCAGGCCACCGGTGAGGCCGAGGCCGCGACGAAGCGTGCGGTTAAGGAAGACTCCCTCAAGAAGGACGAGGCCCCGGCCGAGTCCGTCGAGGACGCCACGCCGGCCGAGGCCGACGCGGAGTCCAAGGACGCCTGA